A DNA window from bacterium contains the following coding sequences:
- the mreC gene encoding rod shape-determining protein MreC, which yields MTRFRDWVVLVSLIIVAAIYGGWHQRCVSHNRSEPLAGAVRAIFMPLRHSVHGSSRSTLDFLYGVTHSRQLVRQKRSLETDVKKAGLQKPLYEELRLENVRLRKALAFNQINRNNWIPAEVIDADLFQFTITIGCGSRQGVKIGSPVMGLDGLVGQVITVGASTCQAMLIIAPEFSVGGRVQRGDSRSIGICQGKGDRYLKFNRLTPGADINAGDLVVTSGLSEIYPKGLVIGRVYRVWNDSVYNEPKAFVTPSANVDRLEEVFVLK from the coding sequence ATGACGCGTTTTCGTGATTGGGTTGTATTGGTATCTTTGATAATAGTAGCCGCAATCTATGGCGGCTGGCATCAGCGATGTGTTTCGCATAATCGAAGCGAGCCATTAGCAGGTGCTGTACGTGCTATTTTTATGCCTCTGCGGCATTCTGTTCATGGATCTTCTCGTTCTACATTAGATTTTCTCTATGGTGTAACTCATTCACGCCAATTGGTTCGACAGAAACGTTCTCTCGAAACCGATGTGAAAAAAGCTGGCCTCCAAAAACCCCTTTATGAAGAACTCCGACTTGAAAATGTACGCTTACGTAAGGCGCTTGCATTTAATCAGATAAACCGAAACAATTGGATACCTGCTGAGGTAATCGATGCTGACCTTTTCCAATTCACTATAACAATTGGCTGCGGAAGTCGGCAAGGGGTGAAAATTGGGTCCCCAGTGATGGGGCTTGATGGATTGGTTGGTCAAGTTATCACGGTGGGAGCTAGCACGTGTCAGGCGATGCTTATTATTGCGCCCGAATTTAGTGTCGGAGGAAGGGTTCAAAGAGGAGATTCTCGGTCTATTGGTATCTGTCAGGGTAAGGGAGACAGGTATCTTAAATTTAATCGCCTTACACCAGGCGCCGACATTAATGCAGGAGACTTGGTAGTAACATCCGGACTTAGCGAAATCTATCCGAAGGGTTTGGTTATTGGTCGTGTCTATCGCGTTTGGAATGACTCTGTGTATAATGAGCCGAAAGCGTTCGTGACCCCTTCGGCAAATGTTGATCGACTGGAAGAGGTATTTGTTCTAAAGTGA
- a CDS encoding Glu/Leu/Phe/Val dehydrogenase, which translates to MVMNSHHGSRSLYDMAVEQLDIAAHYLQLDPGIHEVLKFPKRELSVNFPVQMDDGSLRVFSGYRVQHNTSCGPAKGGIRYHPSVTLEETRALAMWMTWKCAVVNIPYGGAKGGVICDPKQLSIREIENLTRRYITEINMLIGPNSDIPAPDIGTNPQVMAWIMDTYSMHKGYTVSAVVTGKPIAIGGSEGRVEATGRGVTVVAAMAAKAKGMSLEGAKVIVQGFGNVGSTTAKLMDEAGAIVVGVSDAIGGIYNPNGIPISRVIHCAGKEGCLSAYRDAEKVTNEDMLELPCDILVPAAISEQIHEDNATKIKAKIIVEGANGPTTPQADRILNDRGIFVVPDVLANAGGVIVSYFEWVQDLQAFFWSEGEVNQKLEMIISRAYNAVTEVADKHKVDLRTAAYIIGVDRVAQATNIRGIYP; encoded by the coding sequence ATGGTTATGAATTCACATCATGGCTCAAGAAGCCTTTACGATATGGCTGTTGAGCAGTTAGATATTGCAGCCCATTACCTTCAATTAGATCCTGGCATCCACGAAGTTCTCAAGTTCCCCAAAAGAGAACTTTCTGTGAATTTCCCCGTTCAAATGGATGATGGTTCTCTACGTGTCTTTTCCGGTTATCGCGTGCAGCATAACACGTCATGCGGTCCGGCAAAGGGCGGTATTCGATATCATCCTAGTGTAACTCTCGAAGAAACACGCGCTTTGGCTATGTGGATGACTTGGAAGTGCGCAGTTGTAAATATCCCCTACGGTGGCGCAAAAGGCGGAGTTATTTGCGACCCAAAGCAGTTATCTATCCGTGAGATCGAGAATCTTACCCGGCGTTATATCACTGAAATCAACATGCTCATCGGTCCCAACTCAGACATCCCGGCGCCTGATATCGGCACCAATCCTCAGGTGATGGCGTGGATTATGGATACCTATAGCATGCACAAAGGCTATACGGTTTCTGCAGTCGTTACTGGCAAGCCGATTGCTATTGGAGGGTCGGAAGGCCGTGTTGAAGCAACAGGCCGTGGTGTTACAGTCGTTGCAGCCATGGCGGCTAAAGCTAAAGGTATGAGTCTGGAAGGCGCTAAAGTTATTGTCCAGGGATTTGGTAATGTTGGAAGCACGACTGCCAAACTAATGGATGAAGCCGGCGCTATCGTTGTCGGTGTTAGCGATGCAATCGGCGGTATCTATAACCCAAACGGAATTCCTATCTCCCGAGTAATCCACTGCGCGGGCAAAGAAGGCTGTCTTAGCGCCTACCGGGATGCCGAAAAGGTTACAAATGAAGATATGCTCGAACTCCCGTGTGACATTCTTGTCCCTGCGGCTATAAGTGAGCAAATTCATGAAGATAACGCTACAAAGATAAAAGCGAAGATCATCGTAGAAGGCGCAAACGGACCAACCACCCCTCAAGCCGACCGTATCCTCAACGACCGCGGCATCTTTGTTGTTCCCGACGTTTTGGCCAACGCAGGCGGCGTCATCGTTTCCTATTTCGAATGGGTGCAAGACCTTCAGGCCTTCTTCTGGAGCGAGGGTGAGGTTAATCAAAAGCTCGAGATGATCATTTCCCGCGCCTATAACGCAGTCACAGAGGTTGCTGATAAGCATAAAGTAGACCTCCGAACTGCTGCCTACATCATCGGTGTAGACCGAGTTGCCCAAGCAACAAATATCAGAGGCATCTATCCATAG